From the genome of Nitrosomonas sp., one region includes:
- a CDS encoding alanine--glyoxylate aminotransferase family protein has product MTIEDFRPEKKLTTFYPPQRVLMGPGPSDTHHRVLTAMARPTLGHLDPVFADMMEEIKDLLRYAFLTKNKMTFSVSGPGSVGMEMCFVNMIEPGDKVIVCRNGVFGGRMIENVERHGGVAVVVDDKWGEPVDPQKVEDAFKQNPDAKVLAFVHAETSTGVLSDAKTLCGIARSNNAMTIVDTVTSLGGSPIRVDEWGIDGIYSGSQKCLSCPPGLSPVSFSERATDFVKNRKTKVHSWFMDINLLLGYWGTSARTYHHTAPTNSLYGLHESLIMLYEEGLEHSWARHQRNHEAFKAGLETMGISYVVDEKYRLPQLNSVYIPEGINDKAVRDRLLGEYSLEIGAGLGDFAGKVWRFGLMGTSSRVENVLMCLNALEAVLSDMGMNLKRGAAESAAHQNYAANPMP; this is encoded by the coding sequence ATGACTATCGAAGATTTTCGTCCCGAAAAAAAATTAACGACATTTTATCCACCCCAGCGTGTTTTAATGGGGCCAGGCCCATCCGATACGCATCATCGCGTTTTAACGGCCATGGCGCGCCCTACACTTGGCCATCTTGATCCGGTTTTTGCGGATATGATGGAAGAAATCAAAGATTTGTTACGCTATGCTTTTTTGACCAAGAACAAGATGACATTTTCAGTCTCCGGGCCCGGTTCTGTGGGTATGGAAATGTGCTTCGTCAATATGATTGAACCGGGTGATAAAGTAATTGTCTGCCGTAATGGTGTGTTTGGTGGGCGGATGATTGAAAACGTCGAGCGTCACGGTGGTGTTGCCGTTGTTGTCGACGACAAGTGGGGCGAGCCGGTCGATCCACAGAAAGTTGAAGATGCATTCAAGCAAAACCCCGATGCCAAAGTTCTGGCGTTTGTTCATGCCGAAACATCAACCGGTGTGCTTTCCGATGCCAAAACGCTGTGCGGCATTGCGCGCAGTAATAATGCCATGACCATAGTCGATACTGTAACGTCATTGGGTGGGTCGCCCATCAGAGTTGATGAATGGGGTATTGATGGTATTTATTCCGGCAGTCAGAAATGTTTGTCCTGTCCGCCAGGATTGTCACCGGTCAGCTTTTCAGAGCGTGCAACTGATTTTGTGAAAAATCGTAAAACCAAAGTTCACAGCTGGTTTATGGATATTAATCTGCTATTGGGTTACTGGGGCACTTCTGCGCGTACTTATCATCACACTGCACCGACCAATTCACTCTATGGGCTGCACGAATCACTCATCATGTTGTATGAAGAAGGCCTGGAGCATTCATGGGCAAGGCATCAACGCAATCATGAAGCGTTTAAGGCGGGTCTGGAAACCATGGGTATTAGTTATGTCGTTGACGAAAAATACCGTTTGCCGCAACTTAATTCGGTTTATATCCCAGAAGGGATCAATGATAAAGCCGTGCGCGACAGATTACTCGGTGAATACAGTCTGGAAATTGGCGCGGGACTTGGAGATTTTGCCGGAAAAGTCTGGCGTTTTGGCTTAATGGGTACGTCAAGCAGGGTTGAGAATGTACTGATGTGTCTAAATGCATTGGAAGCAGTTCTGTCTGATATGGGTATGAACCTGAAACGGGGTGCTGCAGAATCGGCGGCACATCAGAATTACGCTGCAAATCCGATGCCTTAG
- a CDS encoding efflux RND transporter periplasmic adaptor subunit: MSIRNTPSIVIALILIIPVSIYWYTRDSGESKTNSYLARTLDQGDIIQTISANGTLTPVVLVNVGTQVSGTVAKLHVDFNDQVEIGQILAELDPALLQAQLQQSRASLLSAQTQYNITDSKLKRHHKLHEQGFISFEALDIVKQELDAARAQLAVSQAQVERDRANLNYSIIKSPISGVVIARDVDIGQTVAANFQTPILFQIAKDLREMQINISVAEADIGLLRIDQPINFTVDAYPNSIFTGTVKQVRLNPTIQENVVTYNVVAMVNNVDGSLLPGMTANIHFVVDQRQNVLRISNAALRYQPKDSDSSAEQRHNRQNGQSLVYRLIDDKPVATHVTTGITDGNHTEIVAGDVKAGDTVIIREKSDKKDSEPQFRLRMF, from the coding sequence ATGTCTATTCGCAACACTCCATCAATTGTCATAGCACTTATCCTAATTATTCCGGTTTCGATCTACTGGTATACGCGAGACAGCGGCGAATCCAAAACCAATTCTTATCTTGCACGCACACTTGATCAAGGCGACATTATACAAACCATATCCGCTAACGGCACACTGACGCCGGTCGTTCTCGTCAATGTTGGCACACAGGTTTCAGGTACAGTCGCCAAACTGCATGTCGATTTCAACGATCAGGTCGAAATTGGTCAGATTTTAGCGGAACTGGACCCTGCGTTACTGCAAGCACAGTTGCAACAATCCAGAGCCAGCCTCCTCAGTGCGCAAACACAATACAACATCACCGACAGCAAATTAAAACGCCACCACAAGCTGCACGAGCAAGGGTTCATCTCGTTCGAAGCTTTGGATATCGTTAAACAGGAACTGGACGCAGCACGCGCGCAACTGGCGGTCAGTCAGGCACAGGTCGAAAGAGACCGCGCCAATCTGAATTATAGTATTATCAAATCACCAATCTCCGGTGTGGTTATTGCCCGTGATGTTGATATCGGCCAAACCGTTGCCGCAAATTTTCAGACGCCCATCCTGTTTCAGATTGCAAAAGACTTACGTGAAATGCAGATCAATATCAGCGTTGCAGAAGCAGATATCGGTCTGTTACGTATAGACCAGCCGATCAATTTTACCGTTGACGCATACCCAAACAGTATTTTTACCGGCACTGTCAAACAGGTGCGTCTCAACCCGACCATCCAGGAAAACGTAGTCACCTATAATGTCGTGGCCATGGTTAACAACGTTGACGGCTCGCTCCTGCCGGGCATGACCGCCAACATCCATTTTGTCGTCGATCAACGGCAAAATGTGCTGCGAATTTCTAATGCAGCGCTGCGTTATCAACCCAAAGATTCCGATTCAAGTGCAGAGCAACGTCATAATCGACAGAATGGTCAGTCCTTAGTCTATCGCCTAATCGATGACAAACCAGTCGCAACCCATGTTACAACCGGCATCACCGATGGAAATCATACTGAAATTGTTGCCGGCGACGTCAAGGCGGGAGACACCGTAATTATTCGGGAAAAAAGCGATAAAAAAGATTCCGAACCCCAATTCAGATTAAGAATGTTCTGA
- a CDS encoding ABC transporter ATP-binding protein, whose translation MSTSHSNSTSPALIRITQLNKSYTLIDAAGKNIENPVLNNINLCIEKGEFVAIMGHSGSGKSTLMNILGCLDTPTSGDYWLENQNIATLSNDALARIRNRYIGFVFQGFNLLKRMTALDNVATPLLYAGENRAASRNRALEQLRRTGLEKFAMHHPNQLSGGQQQRVAISRALVNQPPLILADEPTGNLDTQTSKEIMTLFEQLNQEQGITIVLVTHENEIAAYADRLIRIQDGNIVYDGNQVLENKPVPIA comes from the coding sequence ATGTCAACAAGCCACTCAAATTCCACATCACCCGCTTTAATCCGAATAACGCAACTAAACAAAAGCTACACGCTCATCGATGCCGCAGGAAAAAATATAGAGAACCCGGTTCTGAACAATATTAACCTGTGCATCGAAAAAGGTGAATTTGTCGCCATCATGGGCCATTCCGGCTCGGGGAAATCGACCCTGATGAACATTCTGGGTTGCCTGGACACACCCACAAGCGGCGATTACTGGCTGGAAAACCAGAACATTGCCACGCTATCCAACGATGCGCTTGCACGCATCAGGAATCGTTACATTGGCTTTGTTTTCCAGGGATTTAATCTGTTAAAACGCATGACTGCCCTCGATAATGTTGCGACACCACTGCTCTATGCAGGGGAAAATCGTGCTGCAAGCCGTAACAGAGCACTGGAACAACTACGCCGCACCGGACTGGAGAAATTTGCCATGCACCACCCAAACCAGCTATCTGGCGGCCAACAGCAGCGCGTTGCAATCAGCCGCGCACTTGTCAACCAGCCCCCGTTGATACTAGCCGACGAACCCACAGGCAATCTTGACACGCAGACAAGTAAAGAAATTATGACGCTTTTTGAACAGCTTAATCAAGAGCAAGGCATCACCATTGTGCTGGTCACTCACGAAAATGAAATCGCCGCTTACGCTGACAGACTGATACGCATCCAAGACGGAAACATCGTCTATGACGGCAATCAGGTACTTGAGAACAAACCGGTCCCGATTGCATGA
- a CDS encoding ABC transporter permease, which yields MNFATIMGEALRALRMNRLRTGLTMLGMIIGVAAVVLMLSIGQGAQTKINQSIETMGSNLFIIVPGATSSGGFSFGSGSVRTLTINDSKAIAELPVINATGPVISGNAQLNFGAKNWSTMITGTTVDYFTVGNWEIEDGTIFQESDVRSATRVAVLGAVTANNLFGEVNPVGKSIRITNRPFLVVGVLAAKGQSLSGRDQDDNVFIPITTSERQITGNQFPGSIRYMLVQAKSSDLMEEAEIEITQLLRQRHRISDGMENDFTVRNLTAIADVATGTAKILSIVLGAIASISLLVGGIGIMNIMLVSVTERTREIGIRMAIGANRRAILIQFLLEAMMICFMGGLIGVVLGIGGAWIISQLIDMLVVITSSMILLAFMFASVVGIFFGFYPARKAASLKPVDALRYE from the coding sequence ATGAACTTCGCCACCATTATGGGAGAAGCGTTGCGTGCTTTGCGTATGAACCGTTTGCGCACCGGGTTGACCATGCTCGGCATGATTATCGGAGTAGCCGCGGTTGTTTTAATGCTCTCCATCGGACAAGGCGCACAAACCAAAATCAACCAGTCCATTGAAACAATGGGCAGCAATCTCTTTATTATTGTACCGGGCGCAACATCTTCTGGCGGCTTTAGTTTTGGCAGCGGCAGCGTAAGAACCTTAACCATCAATGATTCAAAAGCAATTGCTGAATTACCTGTTATAAACGCAACAGGCCCGGTCATCAGTGGAAACGCGCAACTGAATTTTGGTGCAAAAAACTGGAGCACGATGATTACCGGCACCACAGTGGACTATTTTACAGTGGGCAACTGGGAAATAGAGGACGGCACAATATTCCAGGAATCTGACGTCAGATCGGCAACACGCGTTGCCGTACTCGGCGCCGTAACCGCCAACAACCTGTTTGGCGAAGTCAATCCTGTTGGCAAAAGCATTCGCATTACCAACCGCCCATTCCTGGTCGTTGGCGTCCTGGCCGCCAAAGGACAAAGCCTGAGCGGGCGCGATCAAGACGATAATGTTTTCATACCGATTACCACCAGCGAGCGCCAGATTACCGGCAACCAGTTCCCCGGATCCATCCGTTATATGCTGGTTCAGGCAAAATCATCCGACTTGATGGAAGAAGCCGAAATTGAAATCACGCAATTGCTGCGGCAACGTCATCGCATCTCTGACGGAATGGAGAATGACTTTACTGTACGCAACTTAACCGCAATCGCCGATGTCGCCACCGGCACCGCAAAAATCCTGTCCATTGTACTCGGTGCAATTGCATCCATCTCATTACTGGTAGGCGGTATCGGCATCATGAATATTATGCTGGTATCCGTAACCGAGCGCACTCGAGAAATTGGCATACGCATGGCCATCGGCGCTAATCGCCGCGCTATTCTTATTCAATTTCTGCTGGAGGCCATGATGATCTGCTTTATGGGCGGTTTGATTGGCGTAGTCCTCGGCATCGGCGGCGCATGGATAATCAGCCAGCTTATCGATATGTTAGTTGTCATAACATCGAGTATGATTTTACTGGCTTTTATGTTTGCATCTGTTGTAGGCATTTTTTTCGGTTTTTATCCGGCTCGAAAGGCGGCATCGCTCAAACCGGTGGACGCGCTCCGTTATGAGTAA
- a CDS encoding exopolysaccharide biosynthesis protein, which produces MSTNFNDNNKEQTTQNGNNKERSTSELLENVVVVYRSEILTVGEIKNSLHERGFGVLLAIAALPLCLPVPVPPGYTTFFSIPLFIFSIQMIIGMQAPWLPLWIEKKEIKRTSLEKLIAKASPLLRKIEKRLQPRLTYISVHTWERIIGIFAFVFALSISLPIPLTNFPPGWGILIMSLGLLSKDGITILIGMIVGTIGVGITMIILVLLWMGMSLPSFY; this is translated from the coding sequence ATGAGCACTAATTTTAACGACAATAACAAGGAGCAAACCACTCAAAACGGTAACAACAAGGAACGTTCCACTTCTGAGTTACTGGAAAATGTCGTTGTTGTTTACCGAAGCGAAATTTTGACAGTAGGAGAAATCAAGAACTCCCTGCATGAACGTGGTTTTGGTGTCTTATTGGCAATCGCCGCGCTGCCACTTTGTCTTCCTGTTCCCGTACCGCCGGGCTATACCACCTTTTTTTCCATCCCATTGTTTATATTTTCGATACAAATGATTATTGGAATGCAGGCGCCCTGGCTGCCGCTCTGGATTGAAAAGAAGGAAATCAAACGCACCAGCCTGGAAAAACTGATTGCCAAGGCGAGCCCTTTGCTCAGGAAAATAGAAAAACGGCTGCAGCCACGCCTGACGTATATCAGCGTACATACATGGGAAAGAATCATCGGTATTTTTGCATTTGTTTTTGCCCTGTCGATTTCTCTACCAATACCCTTGACAAATTTCCCGCCGGGCTGGGGAATTCTTATCATGTCGCTCGGCTTGCTCAGTAAAGACGGCATCACCATATTGATCGGCATGATTGTTGGCACCATAGGCGTTGGCATTACCATGATCATTCTGGTATTGCTATGGATGGGGATGTCGCTGCCATCATTTTACTGA
- a CDS encoding multicopper oxidase domain-containing protein, translated as MKHNTFVSADLYCPQPVPRTVKPVLNTRQRWRLSACILFCSIFLLGIQAVFANGTGKIHEIELWAEKIPAGAQGGNALYAYRMAGHIIKEGETETDVTSRYVLEPIIPGPTIIIDEGDEVALTLKHVFDPGNSATLEQVSVHVHGVHYDIHSDGTIEYINMVADESATPTMSYTYHWVAAPGTAGTWAYHDHNMITLNGAEDRGLFGALIVNNQSAVQIAGNGNKTTSAPFSSIEKEYVLFIGDDAFWGTEINNLTGQQTPLWHNPTLSAQQNSNVRIHLIALGTNTHQFKFPGYRWIDPGTNVIIQEKIIGPLEKHVFAIKANHSSVYKDQAFASQSLGMKGNFQALP; from the coding sequence ATGAAACACAATACTTTTGTTTCAGCGGATTTGTATTGTCCGCAACCAGTACCACGGACGGTTAAACCCGTTCTTAATACGAGGCAAAGATGGCGACTGTCGGCTTGCATCCTGTTCTGTTCCATTTTCTTGCTTGGAATCCAGGCGGTCTTTGCGAACGGAACAGGGAAAATACATGAAATTGAATTATGGGCCGAGAAAATACCGGCGGGCGCTCAAGGTGGCAATGCCCTTTATGCGTATCGCATGGCCGGGCATATCATCAAGGAAGGCGAGACGGAAACTGACGTCACATCCAGATATGTCCTAGAGCCCATAATTCCGGGACCAACGATTATTATCGACGAGGGTGATGAAGTTGCGCTTACCTTGAAACATGTATTTGATCCGGGTAATTCAGCCACACTGGAACAGGTCAGTGTTCATGTGCATGGCGTGCACTACGACATTCACAGCGACGGCACTATTGAATATATCAATATGGTCGCCGACGAAAGCGCCACACCCACCATGAGTTATACCTACCACTGGGTTGCAGCGCCCGGAACCGCTGGCACATGGGCGTATCACGATCATAACATGATCACGCTGAATGGCGCCGAAGACAGGGGTCTTTTTGGTGCACTAATTGTTAACAATCAGTCCGCCGTTCAGATAGCAGGTAACGGCAATAAAACCACCAGCGCTCCTTTTTCCAGCATAGAAAAAGAATACGTCTTGTTCATCGGCGATGATGCATTCTGGGGCACTGAAATCAATAACCTGACAGGTCAGCAAACACCGCTCTGGCATAACCCAACACTTTCTGCACAGCAGAACAGCAATGTCCGTATTCATCTGATAGCACTGGGAACCAACACGCATCAATTTAAATTCCCCGGTTATCGATGGATTGATCCAGGAACCAATGTGATTATCCAGGAGAAAATAATAGGGCCGCTTGAAAAACATGTTTTTGCAATCAAAGCAAACCATAGTTCCGTCTACAAAGACCAGGCCTTCGCAAGTCAATCACTGGGTATGAAAGGTAATTTTCAGGCGTTACCCTGA
- a CDS encoding multicopper oxidase domain-containing protein codes for MKSIVFGFNTKTMAVLIGFMTTLFFSSIALATTTHTINLTAETLPNGQLGYKMVSHDGSSHNYPADAVIPGPSLFVQQGDTVNISLTNNTNAPVGINIPGILMGAAEAAASGGSQNYSFVASQAGTYPYHDEGSALLGLFGALVVNAADGSVQSYIDSDGTIIPTDAADLDKEYIMFMVGSTFWGAEIANGTQTPLWTNPVLGATLDDVVRFHVLSIGHDHTFHLHAHRWLDEIAPANQGAIPSIIDVKILTGKADSHAFTVKAGTGVGAGMWHLHCHVVSHMESGMAARFRVDEPSATSGVSMAGATPYGAILLGTTNDPGIVTFEISDEPGSWFRSARSDALAPITKTRSLEIMSPGSSAHFIMSDTNAVHTITTLLWPSDANSGEQHAIPFDQTKAYRGGGIVKLDTPGLYVFTCKIHPYMFGAVIVDDPSTTGFDLGTKIDLVTGINGLPTISDLATRLLRTFFVATTQENWKDYTSAAPWTVNYPDVSVAIGDLDGNLVDNVPLKAVLEARYGQDIELAPLSNPATPGIGEVWINTQFEKTANKTKPGTITVLDTTNWTIKRKIALPAINMNHPHNMWSNRDQSIVFQTQWFDDKLTFIDQTNGQMIENIRIGDSPSHVMTMPNNDDITVAINGENRVVNIPAGTTTPDSSIPTQLPGQIPANPHGHWITPDGKIITPNINTSDTGFYDGSTGNILARPAAGADGLHGPHPIAIGIGVNKVYTSNLLQHSMDVYDFDGNRIKTINLIADYDPVSPTGPTTLTDKDGDGLITAGVLPIQTPVDPTGRVVVTANTGGTITLIDTSIDQVVAMLPCDPGCHGVNFGAKAGGGYYAYVSSKFSNRLIVVDPDPNNDGNFSDAIIAGTISMADNSATTDDAVVSLAGMGGQGVLPIPNVYNGWVQNLPDNWKNGLTEAQMNPVP; via the coding sequence ATGAAATCTATTGTTTTTGGATTTAATACAAAAACAATGGCGGTTCTGATTGGGTTCATGACCACATTGTTTTTCTCAAGCATTGCATTGGCAACGACCACGCATACCATTAATCTCACTGCAGAAACATTACCGAACGGTCAGCTCGGCTACAAAATGGTCAGCCATGACGGTTCAAGCCATAATTATCCGGCGGATGCCGTTATTCCCGGCCCATCGCTGTTTGTGCAGCAGGGTGACACCGTTAATATCTCACTCACCAATAACACAAACGCTCCCGTAGGAATCAATATACCGGGGATACTGATGGGCGCAGCCGAAGCTGCCGCGAGCGGCGGTTCACAGAATTATTCGTTTGTCGCCAGCCAGGCGGGAACCTATCCCTATCACGACGAAGGTTCAGCATTACTGGGGCTTTTTGGCGCACTGGTAGTTAATGCTGCCGACGGTTCAGTACAAAGCTATATAGACAGCGACGGCACCATTATACCGACTGACGCCGCTGATCTGGACAAGGAATATATCATGTTCATGGTCGGCTCCACATTCTGGGGCGCCGAAATCGCCAATGGCACGCAAACGCCGCTGTGGACCAACCCTGTACTGGGCGCGACACTGGACGATGTCGTGCGTTTCCATGTGCTGTCTATTGGCCATGATCACACGTTCCATTTGCATGCACATCGCTGGCTAGACGAAATTGCACCCGCCAATCAGGGCGCTATTCCAAGTATTATTGACGTTAAAATTTTGACTGGAAAAGCGGATAGTCATGCGTTTACAGTCAAGGCCGGTACCGGTGTGGGCGCAGGCATGTGGCATTTGCACTGTCATGTGGTGTCGCATATGGAATCAGGTATGGCTGCACGGTTCCGGGTGGATGAACCCAGTGCAACTTCCGGCGTCAGTATGGCAGGTGCAACACCCTATGGAGCGATTCTACTGGGTACAACCAATGATCCGGGAATCGTCACTTTTGAGATCTCTGATGAACCTGGCAGTTGGTTCAGAAGCGCACGTTCTGACGCACTTGCGCCAATCACCAAAACGCGCTCGCTTGAAATAATGTCACCCGGAAGCAGTGCACACTTCATTATGTCCGATACCAATGCGGTGCACACCATAACAACCCTGCTCTGGCCTAGCGACGCCAATAGTGGTGAGCAACACGCTATTCCGTTTGATCAGACCAAAGCATACCGTGGCGGCGGTATCGTAAAACTGGACACACCGGGACTGTATGTGTTTACCTGTAAAATTCATCCGTACATGTTTGGTGCGGTTATCGTAGATGATCCCAGTACAACGGGATTTGATTTGGGCACCAAAATCGATCTGGTAACGGGTATTAATGGTCTACCAACAATTAGTGATTTGGCTACCCGGCTGCTGAGAACTTTCTTTGTGGCAACCACACAGGAAAACTGGAAAGACTACACATCGGCCGCACCATGGACGGTCAACTATCCCGATGTCTCCGTAGCGATTGGTGATTTGGACGGCAATCTTGTCGATAACGTACCGCTAAAAGCTGTGCTTGAAGCACGATATGGTCAGGATATTGAACTGGCTCCATTATCTAATCCCGCAACACCGGGTATCGGTGAAGTATGGATTAATACCCAGTTTGAAAAAACAGCTAACAAAACCAAGCCCGGGACTATTACCGTACTGGACACAACAAACTGGACAATCAAGCGTAAAATAGCATTGCCCGCGATTAACATGAATCATCCGCATAACATGTGGAGCAATCGCGATCAATCTATTGTTTTCCAGACACAATGGTTTGACGACAAACTGACGTTTATCGATCAGACCAATGGTCAGATGATCGAAAATATTCGAATCGGTGATTCGCCATCACATGTCATGACCATGCCAAACAACGATGATATTACCGTGGCGATCAATGGCGAAAACAGGGTTGTTAACATCCCGGCGGGAACAACAACACCGGATTCCAGTATCCCCACACAATTGCCTGGACAAATCCCGGCGAATCCTCATGGACATTGGATTACACCGGACGGCAAGATTATCACACCAAATATCAACACGTCGGATACAGGCTTTTATGACGGCAGTACCGGCAATATTCTTGCGCGACCTGCAGCAGGAGCAGATGGACTCCACGGCCCACATCCAATCGCAATCGGTATCGGCGTTAATAAAGTTTACACTTCCAATCTGCTGCAGCACTCTATGGATGTCTATGATTTTGATGGCAATCGCATAAAAACCATTAATTTGATAGCAGACTATGATCCAGTCAGTCCGACGGGGCCAACTACTCTGACAGATAAGGACGGTGATGGGTTGATAACCGCAGGCGTATTGCCAATTCAAACTCCGGTTGACCCGACCGGGCGTGTAGTCGTTACTGCAAATACTGGCGGCACGATTACCTTGATTGATACCAGCATCGATCAAGTGGTCGCCATGCTGCCATGCGACCCGGGTTGCCATGGTGTTAATTTTGGCGCCAAAGCAGGTGGCGGTTATTACGCCTATGTTTCCAGCAAGTTCTCGAATCGATTGATTGTGGTCGATCCAGATCCAAATAACGACGGCAATTTTTCGGATGCAATCATTGCCGGCACCATATCCATGGCTGACAACAGCGCAACAACAGATGATGCAGTAGTCAGTCTAGCGGGTATGGGCGGACAAGGTGTGCTGCCAATTCCCAATGTGTATAACGGTTGGGTGCAGAATTTGCCAGACAATTGGAAAAATGGTCTGACAGAGGCACAAATGAATCCGGTTCCATAG
- the tyrS gene encoding tyrosine--tRNA ligase — MNETVSKQLEIIKHGSHELLIEKELEIKLNSGKQLRVKAGFDPTAPDLHLGHAVLLNKLRQLQDLGHHVLFLIGDFTGMIGDPSGKNATRPPLTREQVAENAQSYTSQVFKILNPEQTEIVFNSTWMDKFDAAGMIKLAATYTVARMLERDDFEKRYRNNQSIAIHEFLYPLVQGYDSVALKADLELGGTDQKFNLLMGRELQRHFEQQQQCILMMPLLEGLDGVNKMSKSLNNYVGITESPKEIFGKLMSVSDQLMWRYIELLSFESIETLRKWQQEVKAGRNPRDIKVIFAQEIVTRFHGRKEAEAALDDFEARFKRGVLPDDLPEKAIQITDNDVLLTQLLKQSGLTASTSEALRMIDQGAVKLNGEKIDDKSLKIKRNETIIVQVGKRKFARVTIS, encoded by the coding sequence GTGAACGAAACAGTTAGTAAGCAATTAGAGATCATAAAGCATGGTAGCCATGAGCTATTAATTGAAAAAGAGCTGGAAATCAAGCTTAATTCCGGAAAACAGCTACGGGTGAAAGCAGGGTTTGACCCCACTGCGCCAGATTTGCATCTCGGGCACGCCGTTTTGCTTAACAAGCTGCGCCAGCTACAGGATTTGGGTCATCATGTTCTGTTTTTAATCGGTGACTTTACCGGTATGATCGGCGATCCAAGCGGTAAGAATGCTACACGCCCACCTTTGACACGCGAACAAGTGGCTGAAAATGCGCAGTCTTATACCAGTCAAGTATTCAAAATTCTCAACCCCGAACAGACCGAAATTGTCTTTAATTCAACCTGGATGGATAAATTTGATGCCGCAGGTATGATCAAATTGGCTGCTACATATACTGTCGCGCGTATGTTGGAGCGTGATGATTTCGAAAAGCGTTATCGTAACAATCAGTCTATTGCGATTCATGAATTTTTATATCCATTAGTGCAAGGTTACGATTCGGTGGCGCTCAAGGCAGATCTGGAATTAGGTGGTACAGACCAGAAATTCAATCTCTTGATGGGGCGCGAATTGCAAAGACATTTTGAGCAGCAGCAGCAGTGCATTCTCATGATGCCTTTGCTGGAAGGTTTGGATGGCGTCAATAAAATGTCAAAATCGCTCAATAACTATGTTGGCATAACTGAAAGCCCTAAAGAAATATTTGGAAAATTGATGTCGGTCTCGGATCAGTTAATGTGGCGTTATATTGAATTGTTGTCTTTTGAGTCCATTGAAACCCTTCGAAAATGGCAGCAGGAAGTCAAGGCGGGTCGTAATCCAAGAGATATCAAAGTCATTTTTGCACAGGAAATTGTTACCCGTTTTCATGGCCGGAAAGAAGCCGAGGCAGCTTTGGATGATTTTGAGGCGCGTTTCAAACGTGGCGTGTTGCCGGATGACCTGCCGGAAAAAGCCATACAGATTACTGATAACGACGTGCTGTTGACTCAGTTATTGAAACAAAGTGGCTTAACAGCGAGCACAAGCGAAGCGCTCCGCATGATTGATCAGGGTGCCGTTAAATTGAATGGGGAAAAAATCGATGACAAATCCCTCAAAATTAAACGTAATGAGACAATTATCGTTCAGGTCGGTAAGCGAAAATTCGCCAGGGTAACTATTTCATGA